The following are from one region of the Prevotella communis genome:
- a CDS encoding SusC/RagA family TonB-linked outer membrane protein, which translates to MKRILFLLAFLTFSVTSLFAQQKVTGKVVDGGNEPVIGAQVRWKETKEATTTAIDGTFSIAPSEQTRTLVVSFIGYKTRQLTLGEGQTQVSIKMEDDAQNLDEVVVVGYGLQKKAALTGSVETIKAEDLLMMPTTNLDQALVGQVAGLQVMQSTGDPSSAREADLHVRGINSNPLLVIDGVPRFGTNTSDGEMRLSDLNPDDIESVTVLKDAAAAAVYGARAANGVILVQTKRASGKQKLHLNYRGQFNLQEATHLPDFLNAYEFAKLRNQAIENSGSTLTPYTDAQLEEIRTHSNPNVYGDENMLDYLDKTGWSTTHSLSASGGSDAVKYYMSFGYADTKGIYSGVGRQRLNYMAKLDATLAKGLVLSLDFNGSRTNAKNSSYTTVDAAYSFSPVQVLRFTNGELASADGSNPLINILGLGGYRQDNFKMQAITATLNWEIPWVKGLNAYARGTFDDNSQVRKTFSKPVTLYTYDATADSYSPDPNTVYPTAKVSLSQYDQFYDSQIYEIGLNYNRTFNARHDVEGTLVANYQRTHTLYMEGTNQDKGIYPETMGTALGDKTLTGNESRNQRASLIGRAKYGYDNRYFVEFSFRVDGSNNFAPSKRWGFFPSISGAWVISNEPFFRHWNQSVLTNAKLRASTGWLGNDGVAAAYSYLKTYMEVPRSGYTIGGNYRPGIQMNGNPNADLTWGKTHDYNLALDLGFWGGRIGLSAEYFWRYETDKITAAPDYLYPPSIGVSGNVPNLNFSELKAWGWDLSINHRNTIGKFKYNVGVVLSKTDDEYLDFGDESAQNANLRRKGMPSMVWTMYEACGLFQSQEEIDGWADQDGQGNTSIAPGDIKYVDQNDDHKIDVNDMIYVKNSSYPDMDIAVRLGASYKGFFINAMFQGETGYKKNIKEYYSLDNGTLQRFQRYHLTDSWTPENPNAEYPRVKFATSSDNNRKESTFWVKNCNFLRLKMLNIGYQFPQALIKKAHLTSASIALQGSNLFTLTDLTDMDPEQTSRGYPIQRSYGLTLNLGF; encoded by the coding sequence AAAGTGACGGGTAAGGTAGTCGATGGCGGCAATGAACCCGTCATAGGCGCACAGGTAAGGTGGAAAGAAACGAAAGAAGCTACCACCACTGCCATTGACGGAACTTTTTCTATTGCTCCCAGTGAGCAGACCCGCACCTTAGTGGTCTCCTTTATCGGCTACAAGACCAGACAGCTGACTCTTGGCGAAGGACAGACCCAGGTAAGCATCAAGATGGAAGACGATGCTCAGAATCTTGATGAAGTAGTTGTTGTGGGCTATGGCTTGCAGAAGAAAGCCGCCCTCACTGGCTCGGTAGAGACCATCAAGGCAGAGGACCTGCTGATGATGCCGACCACCAATCTCGACCAGGCATTGGTAGGACAGGTAGCCGGTCTGCAGGTGATGCAGTCAACAGGCGACCCCAGTTCGGCTCGTGAGGCAGACCTCCATGTACGTGGTATCAACAGTAACCCACTGTTGGTTATCGACGGTGTGCCCCGTTTTGGTACAAACACCAGCGATGGTGAGATGCGCCTGAGCGACCTTAACCCCGATGATATCGAGAGTGTCACCGTACTGAAGGACGCTGCAGCTGCAGCTGTCTATGGTGCCCGTGCTGCCAATGGCGTCATCCTCGTTCAGACCAAGCGGGCAAGCGGCAAGCAGAAGTTGCACCTGAACTATCGCGGACAGTTCAACCTGCAGGAAGCCACTCACCTGCCCGACTTCCTGAATGCCTATGAGTTTGCCAAGTTGCGCAACCAGGCTATCGAGAATAGCGGCTCTACGCTGACACCCTATACGGATGCCCAGCTCGAAGAGATCCGCACACACAGCAATCCCAATGTCTATGGTGACGAGAATATGCTCGACTACCTCGACAAGACAGGTTGGTCAACCACCCACAGCCTATCAGCCTCTGGTGGCAGCGATGCAGTGAAGTACTATATGTCATTTGGCTATGCCGACACCAAGGGTATCTATAGCGGCGTGGGCCGTCAGCGACTGAACTATATGGCGAAGCTGGATGCCACACTTGCCAAGGGACTGGTTCTCTCGCTCGATTTCAACGGTTCACGCACCAATGCCAAGAATTCCAGTTATACCACGGTTGATGCCGCCTATAGCTTCTCGCCTGTTCAGGTGCTCCGTTTCACCAATGGCGAACTGGCCAGTGCCGACGGCAGTAACCCACTTATCAATATCCTGGGACTGGGCGGCTACAGACAGGACAATTTCAAGATGCAGGCTATCACAGCCACCCTTAACTGGGAAATACCCTGGGTGAAAGGCCTGAACGCCTATGCAAGAGGTACTTTCGATGACAATAGTCAGGTACGCAAGACCTTCAGCAAGCCAGTGACATTATATACCTATGATGCAACGGCAGACAGCTATAGTCCCGATCCCAACACAGTATATCCCACTGCAAAGGTCTCTCTCAGCCAGTACGACCAGTTCTACGACAGTCAGATTTACGAAATAGGTCTGAACTACAACAGAACGTTTAACGCCCGTCATGACGTGGAGGGAACCCTGGTAGCCAACTACCAGCGCACCCATACGCTCTATATGGAAGGTACCAATCAGGATAAGGGCATCTATCCGGAAACGATGGGAACAGCGCTGGGCGACAAGACGCTTACAGGTAATGAGAGCAGGAATCAGCGTGCGTCACTCATCGGACGTGCCAAGTACGGCTATGACAACCGTTACTTCGTGGAGTTCAGCTTCCGTGTTGACGGCTCTAATAATTTCGCCCCCTCAAAACGTTGGGGATTCTTCCCTTCTATCTCTGGTGCATGGGTCATCAGCAACGAGCCCTTCTTCCGTCACTGGAACCAGTCGGTGCTCACCAATGCCAAGTTGAGAGCCTCAACCGGATGGTTAGGCAACGATGGAGTGGCAGCTGCCTATAGTTATCTGAAGACCTATATGGAGGTGCCACGCTCCGGCTATACCATTGGCGGCAACTACCGTCCTGGTATCCAGATGAACGGCAATCCCAATGCCGACCTCACATGGGGTAAGACCCACGACTACAACCTGGCCCTCGACCTTGGTTTCTGGGGTGGTCGCATAGGTCTCTCTGCAGAATATTTCTGGCGCTATGAGACTGACAAGATTACAGCAGCACCCGACTATCTCTATCCGCCTTCAATCGGCGTCAGCGGTAATGTGCCCAATCTGAATTTCTCCGAGTTGAAGGCATGGGGATGGGATCTCAGCATCAACCACCGCAACACGATCGGCAAGTTCAAGTATAATGTCGGTGTGGTACTGTCGAAGACCGACGACGAGTATCTGGACTTCGGTGACGAGAGTGCACAGAATGCCAACCTGCGCCGTAAGGGTATGCCCAGCATGGTGTGGACGATGTATGAAGCCTGCGGACTCTTCCAGAGTCAGGAAGAAATTGACGGCTGGGCCGACCAGGACGGACAGGGCAACACCTCTATTGCTCCTGGCGACATCAAGTATGTGGACCAGAACGATGACCATAAGATTGATGTCAATGATATGATCTATGTGAAGAACTCATCATATCCCGATATGGATATTGCCGTACGACTGGGTGCTTCCTACAAAGGATTCTTCATCAATGCCATGTTCCAGGGCGAGACTGGCTACAAGAAGAATATCAAGGAGTATTACTCACTGGACAACGGAACCCTGCAGCGTTTTCAGAGATATCACCTCACGGACTCCTGGACACCAGAGAACCCTAATGCCGAGTATCCACGAGTCAAGTTTGCTACCAGCAGCGACAACAACCGCAAGGAGTCAACCTTCTGGGTAAAGAACTGTAATTTCCTGCGCCTCAAGATGCTCAACATCGGTTACCAGTTCCCCCAGGCGCTGATCAAGAAGGCCCACCTCACATCGGCTAGTATTGCCCTTCAGGGAAGCAACCTCTTCACGCTGACCGACCTGACCGATATGGATCCTGAGCAGACCAGCAGAGGCTATCCCATACAGCGCAGTTATGGACTCACGCTGAACTTAGGTTTCTAA